The genomic interval GGAAAATtttacaagggacaaaattgtcacaaaaccaggttttcattgtgaaaaaaaaatctgataaagggagaaaactcaaactgaacttttgaaatgaccaaaaaaaattaaccccctttgtaagttttttttttttttttaaatctatttttagtcgtggcgaccttgacattggagatattgacgtgattctttcgtgggacacaccgtcccatgatggtgaacaaatgtgccaaatgattttaaaatctcacaatgaatgacatagttatggccaggacaagctcatttaaggccatttttgacctttgaactcaaagtgtgaccttgaccttggagatatcgacgtaattatttcgcgcgacacaccgtccaatgatggtgaacaaatgtgccaaatgattttaaaatctgacgatgaacgacatagttatggctcggacaagctcatttatggccatttttgacctttgaactcaaagtgtgaccttgaccttggagatatcgacgtaattatttcgcgcgacacaccgtccaatgatggtgaacaaatgtgccaaatgattttaaaatctgacaatgaacgacatagttatggcccggacaagcttattccgccagcccgccagccagccagccagcccgccagcccgcccgcattcgccaatctaataaccagttttttccttcggaaaacctggttaaaaacaaacactTCAATAGTGTGGAGGAATCTATAAGAATCATTTTACCGttataaatggggaaaaatacACTTACCCAGTCCTATATACCCTGGTGGGGACTCAAAGCAGCTGTCCTCTATATTACAGCACATGTAACCAGCATCCTGGATGTTTGAGACACCATCTACTGGGTTGTCCACAGCAAATATGTTCCCAAATGTAATCTTTGCCGTCAGAACATGGAATAATGGAATTTCTGAAAATCAGTTTTAATTTTGTCAGATATTTTCCAGTTATCAATCGTTGAGTGGTGGGTTTATGTTGTTTACTGTCtacatttaggtttcaaaataagTCAGTCATAAGTGTGAAAGAAGTGAAGTTCAAGTATTTTCTAAATAGTAATAGACGATTTATGCATATCAACTTTTAAAAGTCTTAGAAAGGACAAGACATGCTTAAAGAacaataaactaaaaaaaaaaaactccaGTATTACCCCACTTTAATTTTTCTTCTTGAGTTATAAAACCAACTCATAAAAGCATACCAATTTTGATTGGAAATCCTGCTGGAAGTTGCAGTGTTATGAAATCTTTCAATTTCTTGAAGTGGGCATTACTGGCTGCCATTAAGTCTATGATAGGCACAACTTGCTCCTGAAGGGACAGTGGATATGTTTCACAAAGCCACAAAGATGCCTTGAACTTCTGTGTTTTAGTGGTCTGGTCCCGGGGCCTCCCGATGTCCCGATCTCCAAGATCAATCATGCAGTTGAAGTATTCCTCTGGGGTTATTGAACAGGGATTGTTGGCCTGGGCAGATATATCCTGAAACATAGTGAACATATTGTGGGGTTATTGAACAGGGATTGTTGGCCTGGGCCGATATATCCTGAAACATAGTGAACATATTGTGGGGTTATTGAACAGGGATTGTTGGCCTGGGCCGATATATCCTGAAACATAGTGAACATATTGTGGGTTTATTGAACAGGCATTGTTGGCCAGGGCATATATCCTGAAACATAGTGAACATATTGTGGGTTTATTGAACAGGGATTGTTGGCCAGGGCATATATCCTGACACATATTGAACATATTGTGGGGTTATTGAACAGGGATTGTTGGCCTGGGCCGATATATCCTGAAACATAGTTAACATATTGTGGGGTTATTGAACAGGGATTGTTGGCCTGGGCCGATATATCGTGAAACATAGTGAACATATTGTGGGGTTATTGAACAGGGATTGTTGGCCTGGGCCGATATATCCTGAAACATAGTGAACATATTGTGGAGTTATTGAACAGGGATTGTTGGCCTGGGCCGATATATCCTGAAACATAGTGAACATATTGTGGGGTTATTGAACAGGGATTGTTGGCCTGGGCCGATATATCCTGAAACATAGTGAACATATTGTGGGGTTATTGAACAGGGATTGTTGGCCTGGGCCGATATATCCTGAAACATAGTGAACATATTGTGGGGTTATTGAACAGGGATTGTTTGGCCTGGGTCGATATATCCTGAAACATAGTGAACATATTGTGGGTTTATTGAACAGGGATTGTTTGGCCTGGGCCAATATATCCTGAAACATAGTGAACATATTGTGGGGTTATTGAACAGGGATTATTGGCCTAGGTCGATATATCCTGAAACATAGTGAACATATTGTGGAGTTATTGAACAGGGATTATTGGCTTGGGCCAATATATCCTGAAACATAGTGAACATATTGTGGGGTTATTGAACAGGGATTATTGGCCTAGGCCAATATATCCTGAAACATAGTGAACATATTGTGGGGTTATTGAACAGGGATTATTGGCCTGGGCTGATATATCCTGAAACATAGTGAACATATTGAATGATTTGTCACAATTTAACTTCTCAAAGGTAATTTAGTTTTCTCAAAAACTTTATAacaaagataaataaaaataaataaaaggtaATGAACAAGCACTTTGAAAAACATTTATgtaaacaattttgttatttttaagagATTCTTTCCTTGTTTTGCCCATGTGAATTTACTTAAGAGTTACATGATTAATTTTTAAGGAAAATTACTCCCAATTTTAGGTTTTTAGGCCAAGAATACTTAATTAATATACTGGTTTAATACTTGGGTTTAAGAAGGGGTGCCACCAGTTTTGTTTTCAGGGGCGTAATTGGAGCAAACACTGTAGAGGACCACTGGAGTCACATACCAAATATTACTGCTTAGCCTTGCGGTGTCAGAAGCCTAGTTTTTGGTCATATGACCAACATTTGCAGTGATGCTGAACACctttaaaaaaactgtttaagAGGCCTTAGAATCATCCCTgtgacgttgttttttttaatctaccACACAGGAAAGGTCGTAGTTttcagacatttaaaaaaaattgggtctaaaaataaagatataagaattaaaaaaaaaaaaattgtccaaaaatttagagacagTTATATTACGTTTTTTTCCCCAATTATTACATTGAAACAATACCAAAACATttatgtgcaataattttattgttttgattcttCTTTCTCTacttaaaacaagcaaacaagtgAAGCTATTTGCCatctcttacctgaaatggtatataaaaaaaCGTTATAAACAAACAACCATACTGCCTCCTGAATAagatatcatttcaaatgctgttgggtggaACCATTGTTTATTACTCGTTTACATGGTAATCtacaaaataacacaattgtaaTGGTCAACAGCCCTCAGGGCATTcatatgccaggttttatgaccttaatctggttgtaaaactccatgatcaaAGGATACCAAGATAAGCAAAAACCAGGGCAGAaaaaaatagcgctgtaaaatatactgtctaaAAAAttagagtcattaattatggatgaaaacACGTATAAcaaagtcatgaaaaataattatttgggcTAAACGGGTGTAATTACGGtatacttttaatgaaaatatttccaCACAATTAGCAAAAGGTCATCACAAAAGCTCTACCTGAGCAtgttgtactcaggtgagctaaaatatggAAACATCCAGCAGTCCATTATTGAAAGTAAGTCACTAATTGCCTAAACAACAGGGGACCttgaaatgacataaaaaattgattaaccctttcccactcagaagccaagtgaaaatggctatgtgcaaacagcataaaaccagaacagcctgcgagtaactcccagtctgttcaggttttatgctgtttgctgcttattagTATCTTATTGTaggaaatgaaggctttaaaacttgaatctaaaaagaaaggtttttaatttaatttaattttataaggGACTACGAAAAGATACGTGTCTAacttctaagtggtaaagggttaaaatcaaGGTAAAACCTTGGGACATGGATTATACATGTATTCTGCATGAAATGATTGTTCTCACCCCATTGAATGCTCCTTGTGTTTTGCTGTGCTCCTCTGCTACACCTAGGAATGATTCTATTGGTGTCTTGTTCTTGCGACATTTCTCGCGATCTGCCTCTGGCAGATGTTCCACTCGAGTCTTTGTGATTAGCTCTACATTTGAGGCGCTAAATACCTGTGCACCAAGAGAAATGAATTCAATCAAAATGATCAGAtacattcatttaataaaatatctatCCTACAGTATACTGCATCATGTCGCTTCATAAAACGAGTCTGCTGAAATATAACATCATGAGCCTTGTTAaaggaattaatgaaataatGCTTTGTAACATAGGAGACACAATGAATTACTTTTTCAAAAGTTCCTTTAATGCTGATGCCTACGTACAATTATTATTGTATACTAAATATTAACACAACTGAATTAAAGAGGAAGTTACTGATAATTACTACCAAAAAAAATGAACAGAAGATGTGAAAATCaagattatttaataaattggTAAAGAAGTAAAATATGTACCTTGGCTTCTCTGCCATTAACTGTTTCTGTTTTATCACTCCGCCAACCCCAAATTCCAGATTTGCTCCtgttaaacaaaatcaaaacaattCTTAGACTGGATGTAACACAAAAGCACTTTTATTGTATGGTTTGATGTTCATTTAAACACATAATTATGAGAAATCAAACTGGACTTAAATGAAgcttttaacaagagctgtcaccataggatgacatatgccccctataaacgctttgatagaagttatgagcatttttcgaaacctaaatactaaatccttgaaatgcacatagtgacctagtttttaaccaggcatgaaccatattcgaacttgacctagatattgtctagatacaacttctgaccaagtttggtaaagataagatgaaaactatttaaattagagtgcggacacgaaaagtgtgacagactgacggacagtgcgaaaactatttacccccttttcttcgaaaaataTGTGCTTTATTTAATTAGCTGTTGTTTGTTTTCCACTTgttgttactattttaatattcataataatAGGACCAACATTGATAAAGTCTTtcctgttaaaggggccttttcagagatttttgcatgttttgaagtttgtcattaaatgctttatattgataattgttaacattggaaataaaaagctccagtgaaaaatcgagaataaaatttaaaaaaaaacaagtaacccacaactgggttcgaaccactgatccctggagtaaaagtataaaccATTAAACCACTCGGCTATCCGCGCTCACACAATGTAGAAAGTGTTTTATACATAACATTATATACGGAATCCTCGAtttccacaaaatataacgacaacaacagaactctcaaaattattcaatcgtttcgccttgcaacgctttataactttcaggtttttaaattgtcaaacaatgcatatattagctattttagagcatagtaaatgttcagtattactgttttctcacaagtatcataactaaaacgaaaatttgcgaatctgaaacaactttttaaaatgttgtcaatttaccaatgtgtgaaaaggcccctttaacagcaAAGTATAAAGGAAAAATGTAAGCACCATCTAAACATTGGTATCTTAACATTTTACATTGAGATACAAACTACAAGCTCCACAAAAAGGCACACCTTTCGAAGGCTATTTTCTCTGTGTCCAGATATGTTGTCATCACAGGAGAGGTGAGGCGTGCTGCTATTGCTTCCTGGGAGGGAGCCATGTGCTCGATGTCTGGGGGCTCCTCCTCCAACTGCATGCTCTCTGAGAACACCTGCCTCTGGTCATGATCTATTTCCATCATAGTCGCAGAGTTACCTGATACAATATGAATCAACGGGTAAGCCTGACAGCACTGTATCTGCATAAGAATTATCAGTAATAATTAAACAGCATTTTTCTTCACATCATAATATGTCTGAAAAATAATACACTGATGATTTACACATATATCAGGCATTATAAtccaaacaaacaataaaattatgAAATGAAGAGAAACACTTCATAATTCTTATAGTTACAGTTTAAAATGTTTTACAGTACATAACTATGAGTGTCTTTGAGTATCAAAAAATTATCACATAATAAAAGAAAGAATACAATTCCTTTTACCCATGCCCTTAAAAACATAGCTACGGCTGCCTCTTTGCCAAGTGGTGTTATCAAAGCCAAGCAAAGTTGTGTCTATTCGCACGCTGGAAcctgaaataattaaaattcatgacacaaacataaaataataaaattggctctaatttttaaagaaatatttaagaatatatttaacTTTAAGTGACAAAGAAACAAGTCCCATttcaattaaaatcaatgttaTCCTAATAGTTAGGTTTTGAACATGAAAATTACACAGAAGACAATATCTTCATTAATATCAAAGAAAGAGTTCTGGTAAGACAATTAAGCAAAAGGTTTTAATTCCAAaaatactattataaacaagATAATTGGGGTTCTTGTATTCTGTAATACCTCTCAAATTTCTCTagcatgcattttatttcatttttctttttaaatgtgccATGTTTCATTCACATACCTACAATACATATAGGGTAATTCTCTGCACCAGAAAATCGCCTGAAGGGCCATAATTTAGTACTTTCTGCAAAGAGTTATGGTTTTTGCACTACCAGTTTTTACTTTCCATTAAACCTCACTTTtacaaaataaagtttcatttgaAACCTTAAAATACTTCCAATACACAGGATGCATGACAGACTGATGAACAGAATTACAGACAGAAGAACAGATAAGGATTACTATACGcatcctttgggggcataaactacaatattttattcatatataCTTTAAAATCATAAAACTTATTCATAATAGATAAGTACAGACACAGAGTAATTGTTTTTTTCCACTTACCTGACTTGTAGACTCGATATGTATCACTGGGGCACATTCTTGAAACCAAGGGCACTGGAAAACAGGAATGCCAGATTGCCACAAAATATGgttgttaataatttttattcaTCTTAAGTTAGAAAGCAGACAATATATGAGTGGGAAATTGCGGATTATTTAAAGGTCATATTTCAATAGTGCTTCTGACAATTGGCCGGTTATTATTCTTGACTGAGATTTAATCAAAACAAACGATATGTGAAAAGTTTGATGATGATCAGATCTGATTTAAAGGGTGACTAGGTTAATTTACCAAATTGTCTAATTATAGGACCAtaattaaccttttaccactaagatacataatttcacgcatttgtagtcccttcaaAAAGTTAAACTGTATTTAAAtgaagacatttcttactagattcaagtttttaaggcttctcTAAAccgaagatactgatgagcagcaaacagcataaaacctgaacagactgcgagttactcgcaggcttttccggttttacgctgtttgcatatagccattttcactttgcttctaagtgggaaagggataaaTATGACGCTAGTGATAAGGCTGGTTTTAAAACTTGGTGAAGATTACACCCCCACAAACATGATCactaagttttatgatgatctGATTTAAACCCTGTGTGTAAGAATGGTGTAAAGCTTTATTCTGCCATTTTTTATAGTTGAAGAGCCATAATTCTGAAGTGCTTATTATTCCTACAAAAATATTTGCAAAGTTTCATAAtgatgtgatttaaattgagtTAGATAGCAGGTGAAAAGATGTATATTTAgtcaaaatatacattataatgttttgacctggtgacctagttttcagaagcatgtgacccagatttttAACCAGCCTGATTGCATgtatcatcaaaataaacattctgaccaagtttgagtAATAAATGTGACATCTTAAGTGataacaagatttttaaagatttagtgacctagttttcaacACCCGTGACCCAGATTCTTAATCagtctagatattgtccagataaacatcctGACagaatttcatcaagattgaatgaACATTGCGGCCTCTAGAGAGGTAATGAGCTTAATGTTTACTACCCACACCAGACACCACACAATggtgccaagcaatatggtcccctaccagtgaaactccaccattgtcagatttttttatatattttaaacacaggTTGATCCCAATAGATCATCTTGGGCACTTTAAAGCTCAGGTGGAATAAAAACATGaaacaacaagagattgccaagcaatatgatCTCCTATCAgagaaactccaccattgtcagaattttttaaatatttttttatttgttgccatagtaaccagaattCTTAACGtagcaacaaaatgaaatgacgtgcataatcttcatattgccatctatacatgtttcaagtttcatgaaaaaatatgaagaacttttaaagttatcgcaggatccagaaaagtgtgacagaccgactgacagactgactgacagacagagcgcaaaccataagtcccctctggtttcaccagTAGGAGACATAAATACTTACCCCAACTTGAGAATTCCCATTTCATTTCAACATAGAAATCTGGAGACTGAAAGATATGTGAAGTTTTaagatacatgtacaaagtaCTGTTTATTAAACATAGTtataacaattcaatattttatttataaccgTCATTTAGAATTTATTTGAATCAGAACAGCACAGGATCAAGTCTGCACATTCGCTGTTATGGTAACATAGCGTTTAATAAAATGCGTTAAGAagaacatttcaattaaaaaaaggaaataaattgaatttataatcatatgattcgtgttctgagaaaactgggcataatgcatgtgcttaaagtgtcgtaccagattagcctgtgcttcatttaaacaataaatgtcataaaaacaacactttccgcatttatgacatttttcgttcaaatgaagtctcttcttagcaaaaatccaatttatgtggaaagtgtcatccctgattagcctatgcgacactttacgcacatgcattatgcccagttttctcagaacatgactcatatatgCGTACATCTTTCAGTTTCCGTAGTAATTCTGGAACGCCAAGGGAGCGCTGTGAAGCCCTCTGATGATCTCTGTTTTTCAGTATCAGCTGTAGGAGCTCTGGGTCACCTGCTGCTGTTGCTTCGTGTAGCACTGCCGTGACAAATGGTGCAATGGAATCATAAGCTGTATGAACATATTTCTTGGTGTCAAACAGTCACTTTAGAATTTGGGCTTCGTTTGCCAAACACCTGGTACAGTTTTCGATCATTTTGAATCaattgcatacatgtatttgcagAAGTTAAGCTGCAAAATTCAAAGAATAATATTCAGGAATTATATTTCGAGGTCGTGGtgttgtaatggatatggtgtctgcttagcCACTGGGAGGacacaggttcaatccccactcggggagcgttctctagatctcccccaaagacaccaagtactggttataggcccaggaaatggactcgagagcgtttcatataagtagtaagtactttaaattcaatggagctaaaataaataggtttaaactaaattatctTTCCTTTGAACACTATGTATGGGCTGCAAGTAGCCGTAAAATAGTCAAGctttttgttcaaatgatgttTTCTCAAACATACAAAATCAGTTAAGTTCTGACTGTTCAGGCCAGAAAATACTAAATATGCACTACCTGACCAGTATCCTTTGTTTTCAGCATTAGCATCCGCTCCATGCTCCAGAAGCACTCGAGCACTCTCAATGTGACCCAGAGAaacagccaagtgcagtggagttcGACCACGTGGATCTAACTTTTCAATGTCGAACTATCATAAAAATATAGAAAAGAGAACACAACATTAGCTTTACATGTTTCTAAATATTTTTAGTACTTACTTTCATTATTTGGAAACTTAACAAAGTGTGATCATTTTTGATCAGCAAGCAAGCAGTGAAGTTTATATGCATAAATTATAGGTTATTTTGGAGACCATTATTCTTATGACAAGTATATTAGCAACATATTGTAGATTATTACATAAACAGTAATTTCAACACTCTAAGGGTCACAATGAAACTCTATTCACTGGCCTTCGAATGTTACAGTTTGTATTTGATAGACGTGAAGTACACTACAGAGACAAATAAGTTAAGCGAAGACACTAAATGTTAACACTCCAATTATCAATCTAAAGTGACACTCATCATGGATCACCCATGTTTAAACCTATACTGCCTAAGAGCCATGAAACATATCCATTGTTCAAACTTAAAGGGCGAATATGGTGAGTTTGACAGTCAGTGAAATTGAATTATTTATAACGCCTACATTAGTAGGAGGGTGTATGTACTGTACGCTGTGTAtcgaatgaaacaaaacatttttgcaaacAAAGAAAAATTATATAATCTGTCTTGTCCTCAGATTTTTTATCTGTATTTCTTGGACTGAATCAGTTTGTTGAAAACCAACTTACAGAAGTAAATATGATTCCTGGAATAAAAGTTagataaaaaaaaagtaaatttaagAGATCTATATCTTTCAGGTTTTCACAGATGAACGACGCAATTGATCACTTATTCATTCAAGGGTATAAATATGGGCATGAATTTATACAAGTTAATTTGGTGTGAAGACGGTTCATAGGGATATGAAAAAAGAAACTATTCAACATTCCAGGTAAGAGAGGTACTTGAGTGAATACTCTTTACAAATTTGCAAGCATAATTAAGAAATTTACAGGATTGAATGCTTGTTCTCCTAAAAGGACTTCTCAACTTCACAATTGTCAAATTGACAATATTCCAACATTTTGTCACAGATaatctgatttaaaaaaacaaagaagAGCACTTTAAGTTAGTGAGCAAAATTCTATTCATGAACCATTATACTAAAGATACAGATTCATTTATGAATGTATTGTGAGTACTGCCTATCGGTTGGTACAACGTATTAATGTAAtctgaacaagatgtgtttgtgaaacacaatgtccccctatatgatgtttgaccttgtaggatgaccttgacattgtgaaggatgaccttgaccttgacctttcaccactcaaaatgtgcagctccatgagatacacatgcatgccaatcatcaagttgctatcttcaatattgcaaaagtattcataaaataagcaatttgggccacatatatttgatctctgaccttgaaggatgaccttgaccttgacttttcaccactcaaaatgtgcagctccatgacatgcacatgcatgccaaatatcaagttgctatcttcaatattgcaaaagtatttataaaataagcgattaggg from Dreissena polymorpha isolate Duluth1 chromosome 1, UMN_Dpol_1.0, whole genome shotgun sequence carries:
- the LOC127842024 gene encoding ankyrin repeat domain-containing protein 13D-like isoform X5, with amino-acid sequence MSLPKLKEEFPLHMSVWNNNYNELENELESKLFDIEKLDPRGRTPLHLAVSLGHIESARVLLEHGADANAENKGYWSVLHEATAAGDPELLQLILKNRDHQRASQRSLGVPELLRKLKDSPDFYVEMKWEFSSWVPLVSRMCPSDTYRVYKSGSSVRIDTTLLGFDNTTWQRGSRSYVFKGMGNSATMMEIDHDQRQVFSESMQLEEEPPDIEHMAPSQEAIAARLTSPVMTTYLDTEKIAFERSKSGIWGWRSDKTETVNGREAKVFSASNVELITKTRVEHLPEADREKCRKNKTPIESFLGVAEEHSKTQGAFNGDISAQANNPCSITPEEYFNCMIDLGDRDIGRPRDQTTKTQKFKASLWLCETYPLSLQEQVVPIIDLMAASNAHFKKLKDFITLQLPAGFPIKIEIPLFHVLTAKITFGNIFAVDNPVDGVSNIQDAGYMCCNIEDSCFESPPGYIGLGDAHHERLRDEDDALLQFAIQQSLMESGVDSDQITFYEALQRSRPRSSRAQEEERLLQQAIAESIALQSGKPFVSDPIPEYSPLEEQSETQIGLIDDQLRVAMAISERENAEAERRRKQEEEELNRILELSLLEK
- the LOC127842024 gene encoding ankyrin repeat domain-containing protein 13D-like isoform X1, which codes for MSLPKLKEEFPLHMSVWNNNYNELENELESKLFDIEKLDPRGRTPLHLAVSLGHIESARVLLEHGADANAENKGYWSVLHEATAAGDPELLQLILKNRDHQRASQRSLGVPELLRKLKDSPDFYVEMKWEFSSWVPLVSRMCPSDTYRVYKSGSSVRIDTTLLGFDNTTWQRGSRSYVFKGMGNSATMMEIDHDQRQVFSESMQLEEEPPDIEHMAPSQEAIAARLTSPVMTTYLDTEKIAFERSKSGIWGWRSDKTETVNGREAKVFSASNVELITKTRVEHLPEADREKCRKNKTPIESFLGVAEEHSKTQGAFNGDISAQANNPCSITPEEYFNCMIDLGDRDIGRPRDQTTKTQKFKASLWLCETYPLSLQEQVVPIIDLMAASNAHFKKLKDFITLQLPAGFPIKIEIPLFHVLTAKITFGNIFAVDNPVDGVSNIQDAGYMCCNIEDSCFESPPGYIGLGDAHHERLRDEDDALLQFAIQQSLMESGVDSDQITFYEALQRSRPRSSRAQEEERLLQQAIAESIALQSGKPFVSDPIPEYSPLEEQSETQIGLIDDQLRVAMAISERENAEAERRRKQEEEELNRILELSLLEK